In Variovorax sp. J2L1-78, the following are encoded in one genomic region:
- a CDS encoding PglL family O-oligosaccharyltransferase yields MSSPAAPPTIPSAGAPGFAPAALIAFPFLSPLVAGPSANVWQLLVAWACVTALWALGPRALPSRGVLALLALLGASIALRRGHDLSQSLGACVALAMAAVAASVGAGWARARGEAASPLARGLFVAGVLSAVLGLLQYYGAADWLAPFTTAPDVGQAYGNLRQRNQFATLISMALVAALWLHADFGGRRRLAWWGGVGLLTLAAAASTSRTGLLQWLAISVGAAALAWGERRSKAVAAPRLPHPVGLLSLVPAYFVAASLLPMLAGPAVEDMLRRLREGAPEGHSRLLLWRNVLDLIAERPWGGWGWGELSFAHFSHLYAGPRFVEILDNAHNLPLHMAVELGVPVAVAVCAGFMALVLGARFWRERDPTRLMAWGVLGAMVLHSLLEYPLWYGPFQLVFGLCLGLLWPAASAIDAVAPRRARPVAAHAVTALLVAMVAYTGWDYLRISQIYLARAERLPPWQDRTLEKLRASWLFADQVRFAELSLTPVVRANAPAVNALAQGVLHFSPEPRVVAKLIESATLLDRDDEALALAARFKIAYPVEYARWIRGEAPDAPGD; encoded by the coding sequence ATGAGTTCCCCCGCCGCCCCGCCCACCATCCCCTCGGCCGGCGCTCCAGGCTTCGCCCCCGCGGCCCTCATCGCCTTCCCCTTCCTCTCCCCCCTCGTCGCCGGCCCCTCCGCCAACGTCTGGCAGTTGCTCGTCGCCTGGGCCTGCGTGACCGCGCTGTGGGCGCTCGGCCCGCGTGCGCTGCCGTCCCGGGGTGTGCTGGCGCTGCTGGCATTGCTGGGCGCGTCGATCGCGCTGCGGCGTGGGCACGATCTGTCGCAGAGCCTGGGCGCCTGCGTGGCCTTGGCGATGGCGGCCGTGGCCGCGTCGGTCGGCGCGGGGTGGGCGCGGGCGCGCGGTGAGGCCGCATCGCCGCTGGCGCGCGGGCTCTTTGTCGCCGGTGTGCTCAGCGCCGTACTCGGGCTGCTGCAGTACTACGGCGCGGCAGACTGGCTGGCGCCCTTCACGACCGCGCCCGACGTCGGGCAGGCCTACGGCAACCTGCGCCAGCGCAACCAGTTCGCCACGCTGATCTCGATGGCGCTGGTCGCGGCGCTGTGGCTGCATGCGGACTTCGGTGGGCGGCGCCGGTTGGCGTGGTGGGGCGGCGTGGGGTTGCTGACGCTCGCCGCTGCCGCCTCGACCTCGCGCACCGGGCTGCTGCAGTGGTTGGCGATCAGCGTGGGGGCGGCCGCGCTCGCGTGGGGGGAGCGTCGGAGCAAAGCCGTCGCGGCACCGCGGCTGCCGCACCCGGTGGGCTTGCTGTCGCTGGTCCCGGCCTATTTCGTCGCCGCCAGCCTGCTGCCGATGCTGGCCGGCCCGGCCGTCGAAGACATGCTACGCCGCCTGCGCGAAGGCGCACCCGAAGGCCACAGCCGCCTGCTGCTGTGGCGCAACGTGCTGGACCTGATCGCCGAGCGTCCCTGGGGCGGCTGGGGTTGGGGCGAGCTCAGCTTCGCGCACTTCAGCCATCTGTACGCCGGGCCGCGCTTCGTCGAGATCCTGGACAACGCCCATAACCTGCCGCTGCATATGGCGGTGGAGCTGGGGGTGCCCGTGGCGGTCGCGGTCTGTGCCGGTTTCATGGCGCTGGTGCTGGGCGCCCGTTTCTGGCGCGAGCGCGACCCCACGCGGCTGATGGCCTGGGGCGTGCTGGGTGCGATGGTTCTGCACAGCCTGCTCGAGTACCCGCTGTGGTACGGGCCCTTCCAGCTGGTGTTCGGCCTGTGCCTGGGACTGCTGTGGCCGGCGGCCTCGGCGATCGACGCCGTCGCGCCCCGACGCGCCCGACCGGTCGCGGCGCACGCCGTGACGGCGCTGCTGGTGGCCATGGTGGCCTACACCGGCTGGGACTACCTGCGCATCAGCCAGATCTACCTGGCCCGCGCCGAGCGGCTGCCGCCCTGGCAGGACCGCACGCTGGAAAAGCTTCGCGCCTCCTGGCTGTTCGCCGACCAGGTGCGGTTCGCCGAGCTGTCCCTCACGCCGGTGGTGCGCGCCAATGCGCCGGCGGTGAACGCCTTGGCGCAGGGCGTCCTGCACTTCTCGCCGGAGCCGCGGGTGGTTGCCAAGCTGATCGAAAGCGCCACGCTGCTCGATCGCGACGACGAGGCGCTGGCCCTGGCGGCGCGCTTCAAGATCGCCTATCCCGTGGAATATGCCCGGTGGATCCGAGGGGAAGCACCCGATGCACCGGGAGATTGA
- a CDS encoding glycosyltransferase, with protein sequence MKILSVISSMDPVKGGLSQGVRNLVPALAALGVHSEVLSFDAPDAGFLGQDDFPVHAIGPAKGPYAYCAALRPWLEENVSRFDAVIAQGLWLHNNAGTWRVLRQLRRAQSAAGPRFYVMPHGMLDPYFQKAPERRWKALRNVLAWKLFEGAAVNGADGVLFTCAQELLLAREPFSPYRPQRELDVGFGIQAPPPLTAAMAPAFAARCPGLGDKPYLLFLGRVHEKKGTDLLLRAYLDLRRKRPDMPALVIAGPGLESEHGRSLLAMADGQPDVYFPGMLRGDEKWGALYGCDAFVLPSHQENFGIAVVEAMACGKPVLISPQVNIWRECAPGGLVDEDNAAGVTRLLTRWFALSPAERSARGVAAFAAYRRHFAAGEAAQRLLRALRAVQNEPMGVAA encoded by the coding sequence ATGAAGATCCTGAGCGTCATTTCCAGCATGGACCCAGTCAAGGGCGGGCTGTCGCAGGGCGTCCGCAACCTGGTGCCGGCGCTGGCGGCGCTTGGCGTCCACAGCGAGGTGTTGAGCTTCGACGCGCCCGACGCGGGCTTTCTCGGGCAGGACGACTTCCCCGTCCACGCCATCGGTCCGGCCAAAGGGCCCTACGCCTACTGCGCCGCCCTGCGGCCGTGGCTGGAAGAGAACGTCTCGCGCTTCGACGCGGTCATCGCGCAGGGGCTCTGGCTGCACAACAACGCCGGCACCTGGCGCGTCTTGCGGCAGCTGCGGCGTGCGCAGTCGGCGGCGGGCCCGCGCTTCTACGTGATGCCGCACGGCATGCTCGACCCCTATTTCCAGAAAGCCCCCGAGCGCCGGTGGAAGGCGCTTCGCAACGTGCTGGCGTGGAAGCTGTTCGAAGGCGCCGCGGTCAACGGTGCCGATGGCGTGCTCTTCACCTGCGCGCAGGAACTGCTGCTGGCCCGCGAGCCCTTTTCGCCCTACCGGCCGCAGCGCGAGCTCGACGTCGGCTTCGGTATCCAGGCGCCGCCGCCGCTCACCGCCGCCATGGCGCCCGCCTTCGCGGCCCGCTGCCCCGGCCTGGGCGACAAGCCCTACCTGCTCTTCCTCGGTCGCGTCCACGAAAAAAAGGGCACCGACCTGCTGCTGCGCGCCTACCTCGACCTGCGGCGCAAGCGGCCCGACATGCCGGCGCTGGTGATCGCCGGCCCCGGCCTGGAGAGCGAGCATGGCCGCAGCCTGCTCGCCATGGCGGACGGCCAGCCCGACGTGTACTTCCCCGGCATGCTGCGCGGCGACGAGAAGTGGGGTGCGCTCTACGGGTGCGATGCCTTCGTGCTGCCCAGCCACCAGGAAAACTTCGGCATCGCCGTGGTCGAGGCGATGGCCTGCGGCAAGCCGGTGCTGATCAGCCCGCAGGTCAACATCTGGCGCGAATGCGCGCCGGGCGGTCTGGTCGACGAGGACAACGCCGCCGGCGTGACCCGCCTGCTGACGCGCTGGTTCGCGCTGTCGCCGGCCGAGCGCTCGGCGCGCGGCGTGGCGGCCTTCGCCGCCTATCGACGCCACTTCGCCGCCGGCGAGGCGGCGCAGCGATTGCTCCGCGCCCTGCGCGCGGTGCAGAACGAACCCATGGGTGTCGCCGCATGA
- the moaC gene encoding cyclic pyranopterin monophosphate synthase MoaC: MSPLTHFDAHGQAHMVDVAAKPATHRVAVATGRIEMQANTLALIESGTAKKGDVLGIARIAGIQAAKKTSDLIPLCHPLALTRVAVAFALSEGGVPQVVCTATVETVGPTGVEMEALTAVQVALLTIYDMCKAVDRGMTITDVRVLEKHGGKSGSYVAD, translated from the coding sequence ATGAGCCCACTCACCCACTTCGACGCACACGGCCAGGCCCACATGGTGGACGTGGCCGCCAAGCCCGCCACGCACCGTGTGGCGGTGGCCACCGGCCGCATCGAAATGCAGGCCAACACGCTGGCGCTGATCGAATCAGGCACCGCCAAGAAGGGCGACGTGCTCGGCATCGCGCGCATCGCCGGCATCCAGGCGGCCAAGAAGACCAGCGACCTGATTCCCCTGTGCCATCCGCTGGCGCTCACCCGCGTGGCCGTGGCCTTCGCGCTGTCCGAAGGCGGCGTGCCCCAGGTGGTGTGCACCGCGACCGTCGAGACCGTCGGCCCCACCGGCGTCGAGATGGAAGCCCTGACCGCCGTGCAGGTGGCGCTGCTCACCATCTACGACATGTGCAAGGCGGTCGATCGCGGCATGACGATCACGGACGTGCGGGTGTTGGAGAAGCACGGCGGCAAGTCCGGGAGCTACGTGGCCGACTGA
- a CDS encoding glycosyltransferase family 4 protein, with the protein MNIVLFAHPTFLGSASMPRYTQWLADGMAARGHTVRIWAPQPGFHALPVPERLKKWMGYLDQFAVFPRWVRRQMAAQPADTLYVFSDHSLGPWVPLVASRPHVIHCHDLLAQHSALGRVPLNPTGLSGRLYQRYIRRGFAQGRRFIAISKKTEQDLRGFVGPAPTVEVVYNGVNPQFVPAHDITAQRAALGRRLGIDLSRGFLLHVGVNVWYKNRAGVLAMVDRWRRSTPEGLPLLMVGPPPPDALASQRLAMHAPSEVHFLSKVEDDVLIGLYGTATAFLFPSIAEGFGWPIAEAMASGCPVITTDAAPMNEVGGQAAFYVPPGDASAPADAAWTAAAAEVIAKVVALSPLERQLAVDQGLSQVRRFDSESALDRIEAIYRQALAAPAAVRPAAAPQSAT; encoded by the coding sequence ATGAATATTGTCCTTTTTGCGCATCCGACCTTCCTCGGCTCGGCCAGCATGCCGCGCTACACGCAGTGGCTGGCCGACGGCATGGCCGCGCGCGGCCACACGGTGCGCATCTGGGCGCCGCAGCCGGGCTTCCATGCGCTGCCGGTGCCCGAGCGCCTAAAGAAGTGGATGGGCTACCTCGACCAGTTCGCCGTCTTCCCGCGCTGGGTGCGCCGGCAGATGGCGGCCCAGCCGGCCGACACGCTGTATGTCTTCAGCGACCATTCGCTGGGGCCGTGGGTACCGCTGGTGGCGTCGCGGCCGCATGTCATTCATTGCCACGACCTGCTGGCGCAGCATTCCGCCCTGGGCCGGGTGCCGCTGAACCCGACGGGCCTGAGCGGCCGGCTCTACCAGCGCTACATCCGCCGGGGCTTCGCGCAGGGCCGGCGCTTCATCGCGATCTCGAAGAAGACCGAGCAGGACCTGCGCGGCTTCGTCGGGCCGGCACCGACCGTCGAGGTCGTCTACAACGGCGTCAATCCGCAGTTCGTTCCGGCGCATGACATCACGGCCCAGCGTGCGGCGCTCGGGCGCCGGTTGGGCATCGACCTGTCGCGCGGCTTCCTGCTGCATGTGGGCGTGAACGTTTGGTACAAGAACCGCGCCGGCGTACTCGCCATGGTCGACCGCTGGCGCCGCAGCACGCCCGAAGGGCTGCCGCTGCTGATGGTCGGCCCGCCGCCGCCGGACGCGCTGGCCAGCCAGCGGCTGGCGATGCATGCGCCGAGCGAGGTGCATTTCCTGTCGAAGGTCGAGGACGACGTGCTGATCGGCCTCTACGGCACCGCCACCGCTTTTCTCTTCCCGTCGATCGCCGAAGGCTTCGGCTGGCCCATCGCCGAAGCCATGGCCTCGGGCTGCCCGGTCATCACGACCGATGCCGCGCCGATGAACGAGGTCGGTGGCCAGGCCGCGTTCTATGTCCCGCCGGGCGATGCCAGCGCACCCGCCGATGCGGCGTGGACCGCGGCGGCTGCCGAGGTGATCGCGAAGGTGGTGGCGTTGTCCCCGCTCGAGCGGCAGCTCGCCGTCGACCAGGGGTTGTCGCAGGTGCGCCGTTTCGATTCCGAATCGGCGCTCGACCGCATCGAGGCCATCTACCGCCAGGCTCTGGCCGCGCCCGCCGCCGTGCGGCCGGCCGCCGCACCTCAGTCGGCCACGTAG
- a CDS encoding type IV pilin protein has protein sequence MIELMIVVAVIGILAAIAYPSYRDYVLRGQIAEGTAGLMGLQADMERHYQNHRTFATISGGATTPCAAAPKAGQFTLSCDGTPTDTAYTIQAAGQGFTFKVTHQNVRSTTAGGWGTCGSAWILKRGQAC, from the coding sequence TTGATCGAGTTGATGATCGTGGTGGCAGTGATCGGCATCCTCGCGGCCATCGCCTACCCCTCCTACCGGGACTACGTCCTGCGTGGCCAGATCGCCGAAGGCACGGCCGGCTTGATGGGCCTGCAAGCCGACATGGAACGCCACTACCAGAATCACCGCACCTTCGCGACGATCTCCGGCGGCGCTACGACGCCTTGCGCCGCGGCACCCAAGGCGGGGCAATTCACCCTCTCCTGCGACGGCACGCCCACCGACACGGCCTACACCATCCAGGCCGCAGGCCAGGGCTTTACCTTCAAGGTCACCCACCAGAACGTGCGCTCGACCACCGCAGGCGGCTGGGGGACCTGCGGCTCCGCGTGGATCCTCAAGAGGGGCCAGGCATGCTGA